Proteins encoded in a region of the Pseudomonas denitrificans (nom. rej.) genome:
- the dcd gene encoding dCTP deaminase, translating to MSIKSDKWIRRMAQEHGMIEPFVERQIRGADDSRVISYGVSSYGYDVRCAAEFKVFTNIHSAVVDPKNFDEKSFVDINSDVCIIPPNSFALARTVEYFRIPRDVLTICLGKSTYARCGIIVNVTPLEPEWEGHVTLEFSNTTNLPAKIYAHEGVAQMLFLQSDEACEVSYRDRGGKYQGQTGVTLPKA from the coding sequence ATGAGCATCAAATCGGACAAGTGGATTCGCCGCATGGCTCAGGAACACGGCATGATCGAGCCGTTCGTCGAGCGCCAGATTCGCGGTGCCGATGACAGTCGGGTGATTTCCTACGGCGTTTCCAGTTACGGCTACGACGTACGCTGCGCCGCCGAATTCAAGGTGTTCACCAACATCCACTCGGCCGTGGTCGATCCGAAGAACTTCGACGAGAAGAGCTTCGTCGACATCAACAGCGACGTCTGCATCATCCCGCCGAACTCCTTCGCCCTGGCCCGCACCGTCGAGTACTTCCGTATCCCGCGCGATGTACTGACCATCTGCCTGGGCAAGAGCACCTACGCGCGCTGCGGCATCATCGTCAACGTGACCCCGCTGGAACCCGAGTGGGAAGGCCACGTGACCCTGGAGTTCTCCAACACCACCAACCTGCCGGCGAAGATCTACGCCCACGAAGGCGTGGCGCAGATGCTGTTCCTGCAGTCGGACGAAGCCTGCGAAGTGTCCTACCGCGATCGCGGCGGCAAGTACCAGGGCCAGACCGGCGTCACCCTGCCCAAGGCCTGA
- the apbC gene encoding iron-sulfur cluster carrier protein ApbC — MGANRATVENLLRQINDPHTGQNLLDAGYLRELDIQGGRISLTLELGYAAGLFKNGLAQTVQMALEALDGVDSAQVKVETHIAAHKAQAQVPGMSNVKNIIAVASGKGGVGKSTTAANLALALAREGAKVGILDADIYGPSQGIMFGIPEGTRPKIRDQKWFIPLQAHGVEVMSMAFLTDDNTPVVWRGPMVSGALLQLITQTAWNDLDYLVIDMPPGTGDIQLTLAQKVPVAGSVIVTTPQDLALLDARKGVEMFRKVNIPVLGVVENMAVHICSNCGHAEHLFGEGGGEKLAAQYGVELLASLPLSMAIRMQADGGKPTVIADPESQLAMIYQEMARCVGARIALSEKAAPDMPNISISDD, encoded by the coding sequence ATGGGCGCCAACCGAGCCACGGTGGAAAACCTTCTCCGCCAGATCAACGACCCTCACACCGGCCAGAACCTGCTGGACGCCGGCTACCTGCGCGAGCTGGATATCCAGGGCGGGCGAATCTCGCTGACCCTGGAGCTGGGCTACGCCGCCGGCCTGTTCAAGAACGGCCTGGCGCAGACCGTGCAGATGGCCCTGGAAGCGCTGGACGGCGTCGACTCGGCCCAGGTCAAGGTGGAAACCCACATCGCCGCGCACAAGGCCCAGGCCCAGGTGCCGGGCATGAGCAACGTCAAGAACATCATCGCCGTGGCTTCCGGCAAGGGCGGCGTGGGCAAGTCCACCACCGCCGCCAACCTCGCGCTGGCGCTGGCCCGCGAAGGCGCCAAGGTCGGCATCCTCGACGCCGACATCTATGGCCCGAGCCAGGGCATCATGTTCGGCATCCCCGAAGGCACCCGGCCGAAGATCCGCGACCAGAAGTGGTTCATCCCGCTGCAAGCCCACGGCGTGGAAGTCATGTCCATGGCCTTCCTCACCGACGACAACACCCCGGTGGTGTGGCGCGGCCCGATGGTTTCCGGCGCGCTGCTGCAGCTGATTACCCAGACCGCCTGGAACGACCTCGATTACCTGGTCATCGACATGCCGCCGGGCACCGGCGACATCCAGCTGACCCTGGCGCAGAAAGTCCCGGTGGCCGGCTCGGTGATCGTCACCACCCCGCAGGACCTGGCCCTGCTCGACGCCAGGAAAGGCGTGGAGATGTTCCGCAAGGTCAACATCCCGGTGCTGGGCGTGGTCGAGAACATGGCCGTGCACATCTGCTCCAACTGCGGCCACGCCGAGCACCTGTTCGGTGAAGGCGGCGGGGAGAAGCTGGCCGCGCAGTACGGCGTGGAGCTGCTGGCGTCGCTGCCGCTGTCCATGGCCATCCGCATGCAGGCCGACGGCGGCAAGCCCACCGTGATCGCCGACCCGGAAAGCCAGCTGGCGATGATCTACCAGGAAATGGCCCGCTGCGTCGGTGCCCGCATCGCCCTGAGCGAGAAGGCTGCGCCGGACATGCCGAACATCTCCATCAGCGACGACTGA
- a CDS encoding SEC-C metal-binding domain-containing protein, translating into MSSPSERHHEPGPHVHGPNCNHDHDHDHHHDHGHVHGPHCNHSQEPARNPLKDVGRNDPCPCGSGSKYKKCHGA; encoded by the coding sequence ATTTCATCCCCGAGTGAGCGTCACCATGAGCCAGGACCCCACGTACACGGTCCGAACTGCAACCACGACCACGATCATGACCACCACCATGATCACGGCCACGTGCACGGCCCGCACTGCAACCACAGCCAGGAGCCTGCGCGTAACCCGCTCAAGGATGTGGGCCGCAACGATCCTTGCCCCTGCGGCAGCGGCAGCAAGTACAAGAAGTGCCACGGCGCCTGA
- a CDS encoding rod shape-determining protein translates to MFDHFSSTLYLKLSRQWISGVALPSGEAFGEPPLLALRYEDGKPRVLAAGEAARQLQGQEGVEIVNGFDHPRSLLANFSFAEMTLKLLVGRLVPRSLLKAAPVLILHPQELLEGGLTQVEVRGLYELCRGAGARKVRLWTGRELTQDELRSGQFPAGAGAEWFP, encoded by the coding sequence ATGTTTGATCATTTCTCGTCCACCCTGTACCTGAAACTCTCCCGACAGTGGATCAGCGGCGTGGCGCTCCCTTCCGGCGAGGCATTCGGCGAACCGCCCCTGCTGGCCCTGCGCTACGAGGATGGCAAGCCCAGGGTTCTTGCGGCCGGCGAGGCCGCTCGGCAACTGCAGGGCCAGGAGGGCGTCGAGATCGTCAACGGCTTCGACCATCCCCGCTCCTTGCTGGCCAATTTCTCCTTCGCCGAGATGACCCTGAAGCTGCTGGTGGGCCGCCTCGTACCCAGGTCTCTGCTCAAGGCCGCGCCGGTGCTGATCCTGCACCCGCAGGAACTCCTCGAAGGCGGCCTGACGCAGGTGGAAGTCCGCGGGCTGTACGAGCTCTGCCGCGGGGCCGGAGCGCGCAAGGTGCGTCTCTGGACCGGGCGCGAGCTCACCCAGGACGAATTGCGCAGCGGTCAGTTTCCCGCCGGCGCCGGGGCGGAATGGTTTCCGTAA
- a CDS encoding penicillin acylase family protein, with protein MAPRAFRRLPSFGLAATLSAAVSLTGCQGWLNDRYAGSLPPSYGVQPIKGLADNVSIRRNSLGMPLIETSTFHDALFTLGYVHASDRISQMVGLRLMAQGRLSEMVGPGALETDRFMRTVNLKKAADALYAGSSPRLKRFFETYARGVNAYLYRYRDKLPMDLAESGYRPEYWKAEDSALVFSLLNFGLAVNLQEEIASLVLAQKVGADKLPWLTPIYPDEALPFEEAEKLKGLRLDGRIAGLDALDRAAGQVASLQMMGVAASNNWAIAPQRTRSGKSILANDTHLPLSMPSVWNYVQIRSPKYNAAGVSIAGVPGVVAGFNGKLAWGMTMVMGDNQDLFLEQVKRQGSKLYYLADGQWKPAIERNETFFIKGQSPVREVIYETRHGPLLNSALGERKHDLQPLPLSSGYGIAYQSIQGETDRTLDAFFDLSRAKNVEQAFDATRDVRAMALNIVFADEKHIGWQVTGRFPNRKEGRGLLPSPGWDGRYDWDGYADPILHPSDQDPAQGWLGTANHRSVQPGYGAQLSSSWYYPERYERIAQLAGGSKSHDYRSMIAMQYDQTTPFAGKLQSMLDAPGMAQPLKKAIDALPADQRARAREALDRIMAFDGKLSATSGDAALYEAFLQESTKQIFLDELGPEDSPSWKAFVETANLSYSAQADHLLGRDDSPFWDDTRTPQKEDKPAILARSLAAAAAFCEQKLGSDRHAWQWGKLHTYEWVSDSTKMAPNLSAGDRASLGAIKGYLDRGPYPAGGDHSTLNVSAYHWGQDFNTWLIPAMRLVVDFGQSEPMIGLNSSGQSGNPASPHYADGIDAWLKGNYMSFPFQSQNLEKVYGVKRLTLVPEK; from the coding sequence ATGGCCCCGCGAGCCTTCCGCCGGCTTCCCAGCTTCGGCCTTGCCGCCACCCTCAGCGCCGCTGTCAGCCTCACCGGTTGCCAGGGCTGGCTCAACGACCGCTATGCAGGCAGCCTGCCGCCGAGCTACGGCGTGCAGCCGATCAAGGGCCTGGCGGACAACGTGTCGATCCGCCGCAACAGCCTGGGGATGCCGCTGATCGAGACCAGCACCTTCCACGATGCGCTGTTCACCCTGGGCTACGTGCATGCCAGCGACCGCATCAGCCAGATGGTCGGCCTGCGCCTGATGGCCCAGGGACGCCTGTCGGAGATGGTCGGCCCCGGCGCCCTGGAGACCGACCGTTTCATGCGCACGGTGAACCTGAAGAAGGCCGCCGATGCGCTTTACGCCGGCTCCTCGCCACGCCTGAAGCGCTTCTTCGAGACCTACGCGCGCGGCGTCAACGCCTACCTGTACCGCTACCGCGACAAGCTGCCGATGGACCTCGCCGAGTCAGGCTACCGTCCCGAGTACTGGAAGGCCGAAGACTCCGCGCTGGTCTTCAGCCTGCTGAACTTCGGGCTGGCGGTGAACCTGCAGGAGGAGATCGCCTCCCTGGTGCTCGCGCAGAAGGTCGGCGCCGACAAGCTGCCCTGGCTGACGCCGATCTACCCGGACGAAGCGCTGCCCTTCGAGGAAGCCGAGAAGCTCAAGGGTCTGCGCCTGGACGGCAGGATCGCCGGCCTCGACGCCCTGGACCGCGCCGCCGGGCAAGTCGCCTCGCTGCAGATGATGGGCGTCGCCGCCTCCAACAACTGGGCCATCGCCCCGCAGCGCACACGCAGCGGCAAGAGCATCCTGGCCAACGACACCCACCTGCCGCTGTCCATGCCTTCGGTGTGGAACTACGTGCAGATCCGCTCGCCCAAGTACAACGCCGCGGGCGTCTCCATCGCCGGCGTGCCGGGCGTGGTTGCCGGCTTCAACGGCAAGCTGGCCTGGGGCATGACCATGGTCATGGGCGACAACCAGGACCTGTTCCTCGAACAGGTGAAGCGCCAGGGCAGCAAGCTCTACTACCTCGCCGATGGCCAGTGGAAACCCGCCATCGAGCGCAACGAGACCTTCTTCATTAAGGGCCAGAGCCCGGTCCGCGAAGTCATCTACGAGACCCGCCACGGCCCGTTGCTCAACAGCGCGCTGGGCGAGCGCAAGCACGACCTGCAGCCGCTGCCGCTGTCCAGCGGCTACGGCATCGCTTACCAGAGCATCCAGGGCGAGACCGACCGCACGCTCGACGCCTTCTTCGATCTTTCCCGCGCGAAGAACGTCGAACAGGCCTTCGACGCCACCCGTGACGTGCGCGCGATGGCGCTGAACATCGTGTTCGCCGACGAGAAGCACATCGGCTGGCAGGTCACCGGGCGCTTCCCCAACCGCAAGGAAGGCCGCGGCCTGCTGCCCTCCCCCGGCTGGGATGGCCGCTACGACTGGGACGGCTATGCCGACCCGATCCTGCACCCGTCCGACCAGGACCCGGCGCAGGGCTGGCTGGGTACCGCCAACCACCGCAGCGTGCAGCCGGGCTACGGCGCGCAGCTGTCCAGTTCCTGGTACTACCCGGAGCGCTACGAGCGCATCGCCCAACTCGCCGGCGGCAGCAAGAGCCACGACTACCGCAGCATGATCGCCATGCAGTACGACCAGACCACGCCGTTCGCCGGCAAGCTGCAGTCGATGCTGGATGCACCGGGCATGGCGCAGCCGCTGAAGAAAGCCATCGACGCCCTGCCCGCCGACCAGCGCGCCCGCGCCCGCGAAGCGCTGGACCGGATCATGGCCTTCGACGGCAAGCTCTCGGCCACCTCCGGTGATGCCGCGCTCTACGAAGCCTTCCTGCAGGAAAGCACCAAACAGATCTTCCTCGACGAACTGGGCCCGGAAGACAGCCCGTCCTGGAAGGCCTTCGTCGAGACTGCCAATCTCTCCTACTCGGCCCAGGCCGACCACCTGCTGGGCCGCGACGACAGCCCGTTCTGGGATGACACCCGCACCCCGCAGAAGGAAGACAAGCCGGCGATCCTCGCCCGCAGCCTGGCCGCCGCCGCCGCCTTCTGCGAGCAGAAGCTGGGCAGCGACCGCCACGCCTGGCAGTGGGGCAAGCTGCACACCTACGAGTGGGTCAGCGACAGCACCAAGATGGCGCCCAACCTCAGCGCCGGCGACCGTGCCAGCCTGGGTGCGATCAAGGGCTACCTGGACCGCGGCCCCTACCCGGCCGGCGGCGACCACAGCACGCTGAACGTCTCGGCCTACCACTGGGGCCAGGACTTCAACACCTGGCTGATCCCGGCCATGCGCCTCGTCGTCGACTTCGGCCAGAGCGAGCCGATGATCGGCCTCAACAGCAGCGGCCAGTCCGGCAACCCGGCCAGCCCGCATTACGCCGATGGCATCGACGCCTGGCTGAAGGGCAACTACATGAGCTTCCCCTTCCAGTCGCAGAACCTGGAGAAGGTCTACGGCGTGAAACGCCTGACGCTGGTGCCGGAGAAGTGA
- a CDS encoding AAA family ATPase, translated as MSESLIVITGGPGAGKSTLLDHLHQHHGLNVVEEGGRAIIREQLARGGDALPWANREAFCREMFEHALTTRERALDTGGLWLFDRGLPDVLGYARLCGLPISEALETAAREQRYGQTVFLAPAWEAIYRNDAERRQDFIEARRTAAMMAQVYEALGYRVVQLPLASLEERAAFVLEVLGTAHHAH; from the coding sequence ATGTCCGAATCGCTCATCGTCATCACCGGCGGCCCCGGCGCCGGCAAGAGCACGCTGCTCGACCATCTGCACCAGCATCACGGCCTGAACGTCGTCGAGGAAGGCGGCCGGGCGATCATCCGCGAACAACTGGCCCGTGGCGGCGATGCACTGCCATGGGCAAACCGGGAGGCCTTCTGCCGGGAAATGTTCGAACACGCGCTGACGACCCGCGAGCGAGCGCTCGATACGGGGGGACTGTGGCTGTTCGATCGCGGCCTGCCGGACGTGCTGGGGTACGCGCGGCTCTGCGGCCTGCCGATTTCCGAAGCGCTGGAAACCGCCGCACGGGAACAGCGCTACGGGCAAACCGTGTTCCTGGCGCCCGCGTGGGAAGCCATCTACCGCAACGACGCCGAGCGCCGGCAGGACTTCATCGAAGCGCGGCGAACGGCGGCGATGATGGCCCAGGTGTACGAAGCGCTGGGGTATCGCGTCGTGCAGTTGCCGCTCGCGAGCCTGGAGGAACGAGCGGCCTTCGTGCTGGAAGTCCTAGGGACGGCTCATCACGCCCATTGA